One region of Streptomyces sp. CG4 genomic DNA includes:
- a CDS encoding molybdopterin oxidoreductase family protein yields the protein MSRTALRICPLCEATCGLTLTLEGTRVTGARGDREDVFSKGFICPKGASFGAVDSDPDRLRTPLVRTDGELREATWEEAFDAVAAGLRPVVEGHGADSVGVVLGNPNVHTVAGALYPPVLLAGLRTRSLFTASTVDQMPKHVSSGLLFGDANAIPVPDLDHTGHLLLIGANPLESNGSLCTAPDFPGKLKALKARGGHLTVVDPRRTRTAKLADRHLAIRPGTDALLLAAMAHTLFAEDLTDLKDLAPHVQGLDELREAIQDFTPEAVSEACDLDAGLIRTLARELAAAPTAAVYARIGSCTVPHGTLASWLVDVLNILTGNLDRPGGALFPQAATDRTPRPAGPGHGFALGRWHSRVRQLPEAKGELPLSALAEEIDTPTDAGEAVRALIAVAANPVLSAPDGDRLDKALDSLDFMVTVDPYLNETSRHADVVLPPPPPSQSPHHDFAFNTLAVRNQVRYTRPAVPLEPGRMAESEILARLILAVTGMHGADPAAVDAMVVDQALGKAVQEKHSPVYGRDPRELAAQLSGETGPERRLDLMLRLGPYGDGFGARPDGLTLARLLAHPHGIDLGPLRPRLPQPLKTRSGKVELLPGPIAADLPRLRRSLRERPAGLVLVGRRHLRSNNSWMHNVPALTGGSNRCTLHIHPQDAARLGVRDGADVRVRGAGGEVVAPAEVTDVVRPGVVSLPHGWGHDRPGTRLGHAAATPGVNVNQLLDGSLLDPLSGNAVLNGIPVQLTASL from the coding sequence GTGTCCCGCACCGCCCTGCGAATCTGCCCCCTGTGCGAGGCCACCTGCGGGCTGACCCTCACCCTGGAAGGCACCCGTGTCACCGGCGCCCGCGGTGACCGCGAGGACGTCTTCAGCAAGGGCTTCATCTGCCCCAAGGGCGCCTCCTTCGGAGCCGTCGATTCCGACCCCGACCGGTTGCGCACCCCGCTCGTCCGCACGGACGGCGAGCTGCGCGAGGCCACCTGGGAGGAGGCCTTCGACGCGGTCGCCGCAGGGCTCCGCCCCGTCGTGGAGGGCCACGGCGCGGACTCCGTCGGCGTGGTCCTCGGCAACCCCAACGTGCACACCGTGGCCGGTGCCCTCTACCCGCCGGTCCTCCTCGCCGGCCTGCGCACCCGCAGCCTGTTCACCGCCTCCACGGTCGACCAGATGCCCAAGCACGTCTCCAGCGGGCTGCTCTTCGGCGACGCCAACGCCATCCCCGTGCCGGACCTGGACCACACCGGCCATCTGCTCCTCATCGGCGCCAACCCCCTGGAGTCCAACGGCAGTCTGTGCACCGCCCCCGACTTCCCCGGCAAGCTCAAGGCGCTCAAGGCCCGCGGCGGACACCTGACCGTGGTGGACCCGCGCCGCACCCGCACCGCGAAGCTCGCCGACCGGCACCTGGCCATCCGCCCCGGCACCGACGCCCTGCTGCTCGCGGCGATGGCCCACACCCTGTTCGCGGAGGACCTGACCGACCTCAAGGACCTCGCCCCGCATGTCCAGGGGCTCGACGAACTCCGGGAAGCCATACAGGACTTCACTCCCGAAGCCGTATCCGAGGCCTGTGACCTGGACGCCGGCCTCATCCGCACCCTCGCCCGCGAACTCGCCGCCGCCCCCACCGCCGCCGTCTACGCCCGCATCGGCAGCTGCACCGTCCCGCACGGCACCCTGGCCAGCTGGCTGGTCGACGTCCTGAACATCCTCACCGGCAACCTGGACCGGCCCGGCGGCGCCCTCTTCCCGCAGGCCGCCACCGACAGGACACCCCGCCCGGCCGGTCCCGGGCACGGCTTCGCGCTCGGCCGCTGGCACTCCCGGGTCCGCCAACTTCCCGAGGCGAAGGGCGAGTTGCCGCTGTCCGCGCTCGCCGAGGAGATCGACACCCCGACCGACGCGGGAGAAGCGGTACGCGCGCTGATCGCCGTCGCCGCCAACCCGGTGCTGTCCGCGCCCGACGGCGACCGCCTCGACAAGGCCCTGGACTCCCTGGACTTCATGGTCACCGTCGACCCGTACCTGAACGAGACCTCGCGCCACGCCGACGTCGTGCTGCCCCCGCCCCCGCCCTCCCAGAGCCCGCATCACGACTTCGCCTTCAACACCCTCGCCGTGCGCAACCAGGTCCGCTACACCCGCCCCGCCGTCCCGCTGGAGCCCGGCCGGATGGCCGAGAGCGAGATCCTCGCCCGGCTGATCCTCGCGGTCACCGGCATGCACGGCGCCGACCCGGCCGCCGTGGACGCCATGGTCGTCGACCAGGCTCTCGGCAAGGCCGTACAGGAGAAGCACTCCCCGGTGTACGGCCGTGACCCGCGCGAACTCGCCGCACAGCTCAGCGGCGAGACCGGTCCGGAGCGGCGCCTGGACCTGATGCTGCGCCTCGGCCCGTACGGCGACGGCTTCGGCGCCCGGCCGGACGGGCTGACCCTGGCCCGGCTGCTCGCTCACCCGCACGGCATCGATCTCGGCCCGCTGCGCCCGCGGCTGCCGCAGCCGCTGAAGACCCGCAGCGGCAAGGTCGAGCTGCTGCCCGGGCCGATCGCCGCCGATCTGCCCCGACTCCGCCGGTCCCTGCGGGAACGTCCCGCCGGACTGGTCCTCGTCGGCCGTCGCCATCTGCGCTCCAACAACAGCTGGATGCACAACGTGCCCGCCCTCACCGGCGGTTCCAACCGCTGCACCTTGCACATCCACCCCCAGGATGCGGCCCGGCTCGGCGTCCGGGACGGGGCGGACGTACGCGTGCGGGGCGCCGGGGGAGAGGTCGTGGCGCCCGCCGAGGTCACCGACGTCGTACGGCCCGGTGTGGTGAGCCTGCCGCACGGCTGGGGCCACGACCGCCCCGGCACCCGTCTCGGGCACGCCGCCGCGACTCCCGGAGTCAACGTCAACCAGCTCCTCGACGGCAGCCTGCTGGACCCGCTCTCGGGCAACGCGGTCCTCAACGGCATCCCCGTTCAGCTCACCGCAAGCCTGTGA